TATCTCGACGGCAACGCCGGCGCTGCCGGTTTCTACGAGCACTTCGGATTCACGATCTACGACCAGGAGCCCAGCGGGTCCGGTGTGCCGGACAGCGTCTGGGTACGTCGCACCCTCGAATCACCCGCGGGCCGGGCATGAGCAGCGGACGCCCGGACGCGGCGGCCCACGCAGCGGCAGCGGCGCTGCAGGTGCGTAAGCGACTGCGCGAGGTCGAGACGCAGATCCTCGCGCGTGCGCCGGAGAGTACGCCGGAACCCTCGCTGGAGCGGGTCGCCCAGATCATGGAACTGCTCGGTGAGCCGCAACGGACCTTCCCGGTCATCCACCTGACGGGTACCAACGGCAAGACCAGCACCACCCGATTCATCGAGCGGATCCTGCGCGAGTTGGGCCTCTCGACGGGACGGTTCACCTCCCCGCACCTGCACGACATCCGTGAGCGGATCAGTCTGAACGGTCAGCCGATCGACCCCGAGCGCTTCATCGCGACGTACGACGACGTGCTGCCCTACGTCGAGCTGATCGATCAGCGATCGGCGCGCGAGGGCGGTCCGCGCACCACGTACTTCGAGCTGCTGGTGGTGATGGCGTACGCCGCATTCGCCGACGCCCCCGTCGATGTGGCAATCGTGGAGGTCGGCCTCGGTGGGCGGTGGGATGCGACGAATGTGGCCGACGGTCAGGTCGCAGTCATCACCCCCATCGATATCGACCATCAGCGGCTGCTGGGCACCACACTGGAAGCAATCACGCTGGAAAAACGCGACATCGTCAAGGCAGGCGCGATCGCGGTCATCGGGCGACAGGAGCCGGACGTGTCCGATCTGATCGGTGAGCGGGCCCAGCTGGTCGGCGCCACCGTGGTCAGCGAGGACGAGCAGTTCATGGTGATGACCCGCGACCAGGCGGTCGGCGGGCAGCAGGTTTCGATTCGAGGGCTCGCCGGGGACTACAACGACCTGTACCTGCCGCTGTTCGGGGAGCATCAGGCGCACAACGTCGCCACGTCCATCGCGGCGGTCGAGGCGTTCCTCGGCGGCGGTGAACAACCGCTGGACATCGACCTACTGCGCGAGGCGCTGAGTAATCTGTCCTCGCCGGGGCGGCTGGAAGTCGTCCGTCGGTCGCCGACCGTCCTGGTCGACGCGGCCCACAACCCTGCCGGCGCGCGCGCGCTGGCTGCGGCGCTGGTGGATTCGTTCAACTTCGCGAAGCTGGTGGGTGTCGTCGCGATCCTGGCGGACAAGGACGCGGACGCCATCCTGCAGACCCTCGAGCCGGTCCTGGACCAGATCGTCATTACCCGTACCAATTCCCACCGGGCAACGGATCCGGAACAGCTGGGGGCGCTGGCCCGGGAGATATTCGGTGAGGACCGGGTCTTTGTCGTGCCGAGCCTGCCCGAAGCACTGGACCGCGCCGCGGAGCTCGCTGACGAGGGTGGGGTGGCAGGCGGGGTGCTCGCCACCGGATCCGTGGTGACCGCGGCCGAA
This portion of the Dermatophilaceae bacterium Sec6.4 genome encodes:
- a CDS encoding folylpolyglutamate synthase/dihydrofolate synthase family protein — translated: MSSGRPDAAAHAAAAALQVRKRLREVETQILARAPESTPEPSLERVAQIMELLGEPQRTFPVIHLTGTNGKTSTTRFIERILRELGLSTGRFTSPHLHDIRERISLNGQPIDPERFIATYDDVLPYVELIDQRSAREGGPRTTYFELLVVMAYAAFADAPVDVAIVEVGLGGRWDATNVADGQVAVITPIDIDHQRLLGTTLEAITLEKRDIVKAGAIAVIGRQEPDVSDLIGERAQLVGATVVSEDEQFMVMTRDQAVGGQQVSIRGLAGDYNDLYLPLFGEHQAHNVATSIAAVEAFLGGGEQPLDIDLLREALSNLSSPGRLEVVRRSPTVLVDAAHNPAGARALAAALVDSFNFAKLVGVVAILADKDADAILQTLEPVLDQIVITRTNSHRATDPEQLGALAREIFGEDRVFVVPSLPEALDRAAELADEGGVAGGVLATGSVVTAAEVRALLGATDV